The Armatimonadota bacterium genome includes a window with the following:
- a CDS encoding ribosome-recycling factor, whose amino-acid sequence MTGDLIKDAEQRMKGAVKAAQDDFHTLRTGRANPALLDGIQVDYHGTPMPINQLAAISVPEPRLLVISPWDKQALGMIERAIMNSDLGMTPTNDGQVIRLNIPYLTEERRKELIKQLHKKAEDHRVAVRNVRRDVNDKIKHQEKDHLISEDEARRLQEQVQKLTDKYIEEIDHLQKAKEEELLEV is encoded by the coding sequence ATGACCGGTGACCTGATAAAAGACGCCGAGCAGCGGATGAAGGGAGCGGTGAAAGCCGCTCAGGACGACTTCCACACCCTGAGGACGGGGCGCGCGAATCCGGCGCTTCTGGACGGCATCCAGGTGGACTACCACGGAACGCCGATGCCCATCAACCAGCTTGCAGCCATCAGCGTTCCCGAGCCACGGTTGCTGGTGATCTCGCCGTGGGATAAACAGGCCCTTGGGATGATCGAGCGTGCCATAATGAATTCGGACCTGGGGATGACTCCCACCAACGACGGACAGGTCATCCGCCTGAACATTCCCTACCTGACGGAAGAGCGGCGCAAGGAGCTTATCAAGCAGCTTCACAAAAAGGCTGAAGATCACCGCGTGGCGGTGCGAAACGTCCGCAGGGACGTCAACGACAAGATCAAGCATCAGGAGAAGGATCACCTGATCTCCGAGGACGAGGCGCGCCGCCTGCAGGAGCAGGTACAGAAGCTGACGGACAAGTACATCGAGGAGATAGACCACCTCCAGAA
- the pyrH gene encoding uridylate kinase has product MTGTPRWSRVLVKLSGEAFAGKQRFGIDPETIKAIAQDVKEAQDLGVEVAVVVGGGNIIRGQQASGAGIDRVTGDAMGMLATVINSLALQNVLEQLGCDTRVQTAINMAALAEPYIRRRAIRHLEKGRVVILAAGTGNPYFTTDTAAVLRAVEIQAQAVLKGTNVDGIYDSDPRKNPDARKFDRIDYMDAINRGLQIMDLTAFTLCRENNLPVIVFDITRRGNIREVLLRSDIGTYVGRFDDDR; this is encoded by the coding sequence GTGACCGGCACACCCCGCTGGAGCCGGGTTCTGGTGAAGCTTTCCGGAGAGGCTTTCGCCGGAAAGCAGCGGTTCGGCATTGACCCGGAGACCATCAAGGCCATCGCGCAGGACGTGAAGGAGGCCCAGGATCTGGGCGTCGAGGTGGCGGTGGTGGTGGGGGGAGGCAACATCATCCGTGGCCAGCAGGCTTCGGGGGCCGGCATTGACCGTGTGACCGGCGACGCGATGGGCATGCTGGCCACCGTCATCAACTCTCTGGCTCTCCAGAACGTGCTGGAGCAGCTGGGTTGCGACACGCGGGTGCAGACGGCCATCAACATGGCGGCACTGGCCGAGCCGTATATTCGGCGGCGCGCCATCCGGCACCTGGAGAAGGGACGGGTGGTGATTCTGGCGGCGGGGACAGGCAACCCGTACTTCACGACGGACACCGCGGCGGTCCTGCGGGCGGTGGAGATCCAGGCGCAGGCGGTTCTGAAAGGGACGAACGTGGACGGGATATACGACAGCGATCCCCGGAAGAACCCCGATGCCCGGAAGTTCGACCGCATTGACTATATGGATGCCATCAACCGCGGTCTGCAGATCATGGACTTGACCGCGTTCACGCTTTGTCGGGAGAACAACCTGCCCGTGATCGTGTTTGATATCACGCGCAGGGGAAACATTCGCGAGGTCTTGCTGCGTAGCGATATAGGGACCTACGTGGGGAGGTTCGACGATGACCGGTGA
- the tsf gene encoding elongation factor Ts, whose protein sequence is MAIDAKTVKQLREATGAGMMDCKRALEETGGDFQKATDLLRQRGVAVAAKRQDRVASEGIIETYVHTGGQIAVMLELSCETPFVAKNSEFKDLAHKLAMHVAWTNPEYLDRDEVPAEVIERERAIHETWAREQGKPDAAIPKIVEGRMEKQFFGERVLLDQPFIQDESVTIRQLITEAIGRIGEKIEIKRFIRWRVGETADGQGAEAQEQGA, encoded by the coding sequence GTGGCCATTGACGCTAAGACTGTAAAGCAGCTCCGGGAAGCCACCGGAGCGGGGATGATGGATTGCAAGCGCGCGCTGGAGGAGACCGGCGGCGACTTCCAGAAGGCGACCGACCTGCTGCGCCAGCGCGGAGTGGCCGTTGCGGCCAAGCGCCAGGACCGGGTTGCGTCGGAGGGGATCATCGAAACCTATGTCCACACCGGCGGGCAGATCGCGGTGATGCTGGAGCTGAGCTGCGAGACCCCGTTCGTCGCCAAGAACAGCGAGTTCAAGGACCTGGCCCACAAGCTGGCGATGCACGTGGCGTGGACGAACCCGGAGTATCTGGATCGGGACGAAGTGCCGGCTGAGGTCATCGAGCGGGAGCGCGCCATCCACGAGACCTGGGCCCGCGAACAGGGCAAGCCCGACGCGGCCATCCCGAAGATCGTGGAAGGGCGGATGGAGAAGCAGTTCTTCGGAGAGCGCGTCCTGCTGGACCAGCCGTTCATCCAAGATGAGAGCGTCACCATCCGGCAGCTCATCACGGAAGCCATCGGACGCATCGGGGAGAAGATCGAGATCAAGCGGTTCATCCGCTGGCGCGTCGGCGAGACCGCCGACGGCCAGGGCGCCGAAGCGCAGGAACAGGGAGCCTGA
- a CDS encoding glycosyl transferase: MAGAEKHLLALAEVYPDAPIYTALYTPETMPEEFRSKDIRVSFAQKVPGAAKYHQRFLPVFMLAFEQFDLSDFDVVISINHACAKSVITRPKTMHVCICCSPMRYAWDLYHDYLRESGKGKVFNAIAALLMSSARTWDLRTSFGVDHFVAISRHVAARIRKYYRRESTVIHPPVETHRFRISDELDDYFLMVGRFAPYKKVGLAIEAFNELRLPLLIIGDGEQEKYLKSIAGPTITFRSGQSDEQVAEAYARCQAFIFPGEEDFGITPVEAQAAGRPVIAFRRGGALDTVKEGLSGIFFDEQTPQALMEAVKRYRPEDFDPHAIRQHALSFDTKVFQEAIHRFVEEKFAAHRESLP; encoded by the coding sequence ATGGCGGGCGCGGAGAAGCATCTGCTGGCGCTTGCCGAGGTGTATCCGGACGCGCCTATCTACACGGCACTCTACACGCCGGAGACCATGCCGGAGGAGTTCCGCAGTAAAGACATCCGCGTCAGCTTCGCCCAGAAGGTCCCCGGCGCGGCCAAGTATCACCAGCGGTTCCTGCCCGTATTCATGCTCGCGTTTGAGCAGTTCGACCTCTCCGATTTCGACGTGGTCATCAGTATCAACCACGCCTGCGCAAAGAGTGTTATCACCCGCCCCAAGACGATGCACGTGTGCATCTGCTGCAGCCCGATGCGCTATGCCTGGGACCTGTACCACGACTACCTTCGCGAGTCCGGGAAGGGCAAGGTGTTCAATGCCATCGCTGCGCTTTTGATGTCATCGGCCCGGACGTGGGACCTGCGGACGTCCTTCGGGGTGGATCATTTCGTGGCCATCTCACGGCATGTGGCCGCCCGCATCCGGAAATACTACCGCCGGGAGTCCACCGTCATCCATCCGCCTGTGGAGACGCACCGGTTCCGCATCTCCGATGAGCTGGACGACTATTTCCTGATGGTGGGGCGCTTCGCACCCTACAAGAAAGTCGGGCTCGCCATCGAGGCGTTCAATGAGCTCCGGCTGCCTTTGCTGATCATCGGCGATGGGGAGCAGGAGAAGTATCTCAAAAGCATCGCGGGACCCACCATCACCTTCCGCAGCGGACAGAGCGACGAGCAGGTGGCTGAGGCATACGCACGCTGCCAGGCGTTCATCTTCCCCGGCGAGGAAGACTTCGGCATCACACCGGTGGAAGCGCAGGCGGCCGGCCGCCCGGTGATTGCATTCCGCCGCGGCGGGGCGCTCGACACGGTCAAGGAAGGGCTGTCGGGCATCTTCTTCGACGAGCAGACCCCGCAGGCGCTGATGGAAGCCGTAAAGCGCTACCGCCCGGAGGACTTCGACCCGCATGCCATCCGGCAGCACGCACTCTCGTTCGATACAAAAGTATTTCAGGAGGCCATCCACCGCTTCGTGGAGGAGAAGTTCGCCGCGCACCGGGAGTCGCTGCCTTGA